Proteins encoded together in one Desulfovibrio sp. UCD-KL4C window:
- the dsrP gene encoding sulfate reduction electron transfer complex DsrMKJOP subunit DsrP has protein sequence MLEKALKGGPKYWSWIIFLLLIIGAGFTVYLNQLQEGLTITGMSRDVSWGFYIAQFTYLVGLAASGVMIVLPYYFHHYKKFQGMVIMGEFMAIAAVVMCLGFIIVDIGSPQRMMNMIFHPTPNSILFWDMIVLNGYLLLNVVVGWTCLESERQRVEPPKWVRPLAYTSIIWAFSIHTVTAFLYAGLPGRHYWLSAILAARFLASAFCSGPAILLLVVFVVRKLTKYEPGKGAIGTLTTIITYAMCVNVFFFLLEVFTAFYSNIPAHGHSFAYLFVGSHGHTELVPWMWTAVAFAMISLALLIPPKLRYNQNLLPFSLSILVIATWIDKGLGLLIGGFTPNPFGEITTYWPTGKELMVSIMIYALGALVLTILYKIAVDIKRDLGELTTSD, from the coding sequence ATGCTCGAAAAAGCTCTCAAAGGCGGTCCGAAATATTGGAGCTGGATTATATTCCTGCTTCTTATCATCGGAGCCGGCTTCACTGTATATTTGAATCAGTTACAGGAAGGACTTACCATCACAGGCATGAGTCGTGATGTCTCCTGGGGATTCTATATTGCCCAGTTTACCTACTTAGTCGGTCTTGCCGCCTCTGGTGTTATGATCGTACTGCCTTATTACTTCCACCATTATAAGAAGTTTCAAGGCATGGTAATTATGGGTGAATTCATGGCTATTGCTGCTGTCGTGATGTGTCTCGGTTTCATCATCGTAGACATCGGATCTCCACAGCGTATGATGAACATGATTTTCCATCCAACTCCCAACTCAATTCTGTTCTGGGATATGATCGTTCTTAACGGTTACCTGCTCTTGAACGTGGTTGTAGGATGGACATGTCTTGAAAGTGAACGCCAACGCGTTGAACCTCCAAAATGGGTTAGACCTCTGGCATACACTTCCATCATATGGGCGTTCTCAATTCATACTGTAACAGCATTCCTTTACGCAGGACTTCCAGGCCGCCACTACTGGCTCTCAGCCATTTTGGCAGCCCGTTTCCTTGCATCTGCGTTCTGTTCCGGACCAGCAATCCTTCTGCTTGTAGTATTTGTTGTTCGCAAGCTCACAAAATACGAACCAGGCAAAGGTGCTATCGGAACACTCACAACTATTATCACATACGCAATGTGCGTGAACGTCTTCTTCTTCCTGCTTGAAGTATTCACCGCATTCTATTCCAATATTCCGGCTCACGGACATTCCTTTGCGTACCTGTTTGTAGGTTCGCATGGACATACCGAGCTTGTGCCATGGATGTGGACCGCAGTTGCTTTCGCAATGATCAGCCTTGCGCTGCTTATTCCTCCAAAACTGCGTTACAACCAGAATCTTCTGCCATTCTCCCTCTCAATTCTCGTTATTGCAACATGGATCGATAAGGGGCTTGGCTTGCTGATCGGTGGTTTTACTCCAAACCCATTCGGCGAAATCACAACTTACTGGCCTACTGGCAAAGAGTTGATGGTTTCCATAATGATTTACGCTCTTGGTGCTCTGGTACTGACAATCCTTTATAAGATTGCCGTAGACATTAAGCGTGACCTTGGCGAGCTTACTACTTCTGATTAA
- the dsrO gene encoding sulfate reduction electron transfer complex DsrMKJOP subunit DsrO, translating into MKQSRRNFLKFAGLSAAGLCLAPSVTALASEGGHGKAHEVVNANSLHAKRWAMVIDTRKLNTEEEINALAEVCHHIHNVPTIPTKQNVKWLWEATYAEAFPNQEDNYPSEDVEKRKFPLLCNHCESPSCVRVCPTKATFKRPDGIVAMDYHRCIGCRYCMAACPYGSRSFNFMSPRKYLDMDKINMKFPTRMRGVVEKCNFCVERLAVGEMPACVEKSNGAMTFGDLKDPNSNVRKALRENFTIRRNPAAGTEPGVYYII; encoded by the coding sequence ATGAAACAGAGTAGAAGAAACTTCCTCAAGTTTGCAGGGCTTTCGGCAGCAGGACTTTGTCTTGCGCCTTCAGTTACAGCTCTGGCATCAGAAGGTGGACACGGCAAAGCACACGAAGTTGTAAACGCCAATTCACTCCATGCCAAACGTTGGGCTATGGTTATCGACACCCGCAAACTCAATACCGAAGAAGAAATAAACGCTCTGGCTGAAGTTTGTCACCACATCCATAACGTGCCGACAATTCCTACTAAACAAAACGTCAAATGGTTGTGGGAAGCTACTTACGCAGAAGCATTCCCAAATCAGGAAGACAACTATCCTTCCGAGGATGTTGAAAAACGCAAGTTCCCACTATTGTGTAACCATTGCGAAAGCCCTTCATGCGTAAGAGTATGCCCCACAAAGGCTACATTCAAACGCCCTGACGGAATTGTTGCAATGGATTACCATCGCTGTATCGGCTGCCGTTATTGTATGGCGGCCTGCCCTTACGGTTCACGCAGCTTTAACTTCATGAGTCCAAGAAAATATCTCGACATGGATAAGATCAACATGAAGTTCCCTACTCGCATGCGCGGAGTTGTTGAAAAATGTAACTTCTGTGTTGAGCGTTTAGCAGTCGGAGAAATGCCGGCCTGTGTGGAAAAGTCTAATGGCGCGATGACCTTTGGTGATCTTAAAGACCCTAATTCAAATGTCAGAAAGGCTCTTAGGGAAAACTTCACCATTCGTAGGAACCCGGCAGCCGGCACCGAGCCCGGTGTTTACTACATCATTTAG
- the dsrJ gene encoding sulfate reduction electron transfer complex DsrMKJOP subunit DsrJ: MQYGGKIIAGLVIFLGLVSLPFWFNVGGKYEQPKVELPKNAKECVAPIEDMRTSHMKLLDEWRDMALREGKRTYISADGKEYTISLVNTCMQCHNSKKEFCDKCHTAAGVTPYCWDCHVPPKEAK, translated from the coding sequence ATGCAATACGGTGGAAAAATAATAGCTGGGCTGGTTATTTTCCTAGGACTCGTGTCCCTCCCTTTTTGGTTCAATGTGGGAGGAAAATACGAGCAGCCTAAGGTAGAACTGCCTAAGAATGCTAAAGAATGCGTCGCACCTATTGAAGATATGCGTACATCGCATATGAAGCTTCTTGATGAATGGAGAGACATGGCTCTTCGTGAAGGTAAGCGGACATATATCAGTGCAGACGGCAAGGAATACACCATCAGTCTCGTTAATACCTGTATGCAGTGTCATAACAGCAAGAAGGAATTCTGCGATAAGTGCCATACTGCTGCTGGTGTTACTCCTTACTGCTGGGACTGCCACGTACCTCCAAAGGAGGCAAAATAA